A genomic window from Sorex araneus isolate mSorAra2 chromosome 2, mSorAra2.pri, whole genome shotgun sequence includes:
- the LOC101552681 gene encoding retinol dehydrogenase 16-like, protein MWLYLGALVALYHLVRWYRERQVVSQLRDKYVFITGCDSGFGNLLARQLDLRGLRVLAACLTETGAESLRAQTSDRLETVILDVTKSESIAAATQWVKERTGDRGLWGLVNNAGITVPSAPNEWLTKQDFMKTLDVNLLGVIEVTLSLLPLLRKARGRVVNVSSVAGRVSFFGGGYCISKYGIEAFSDSLSSIFFGASLSMLPALASRWDPGMKLLRKFSPKLTQDLSLVTNCMEHALISCHPRTRYSAGWDAKFIFIPLSYMPTFLMDYLMKWNPSRPAKAL, encoded by the exons ATGTGGCTGTACCTGGGGGCCCTGGTGGCTCTGTACCACCTTGTGCGCTGGTACCGGGAGAGGCAGGTGGTGAGCCAGCTGCGGGACAAGTACGTCTTCATCACGGGCTGTGACTCGGGCTTCGGCAACCTGCTGGCCAGGCAGCTGGACCTGCGGGGCTTGAGGGTGCTGGCTGCGTGTCTGACCGAGACGGGGGCTGAGTCACTGAGAGCACAGACTTCCGACAGGCTGGAGACGGTGATCCTGGATGTCACCAAGTCAGAGAGCATCGCTGCGGCCACCCAGTGGGTGAAGGAGCGCACGGGAGACAGAG GTCTCTGGGGTTTGGTGAACAACGCTGGCATCACAGTGCCCTCAGCTCCCAATGAGTGGCTGACCAAACAGGACTTCATGAAGACACTAGACGTGAACCTGCTGGGGGTGATCGAGGTGACCCTGAGCCTGCTGCCCCTGCTGAGGAAGGCCAGGGGCCGCGTGGTCAATGTCTCCAGTGTTGCGGGCCGTGTGTCCTTTTTCGGCGGTGGCTACTGCATCTCCAAGTATGGCATTGAGGCCTTCTCGGATTCCCTCAG CAGCATTTTCTTTGGAGCATCCCTTTCTATGCTCCCTGCATTAGCATCCAGATGGGACccag GCATGAAATTACTTCGGAAGTTCTCGCCAAAGCTGACTCAGGATCTATCTTTGGTGACCAACTGCATGGAGCATGCCCTGATCTCCTGTCACCCTCGCACCCGATACTCAGCTGGCTGGGATGCCAAATTCATCTTCATCCCCTTGAGCTACATGCCCACCTTTCTGATGGATTATTTGATGAAATGGAACCCCTCAAGGCCTGCCAAGGCCCTGTGA